Genomic segment of uncultured Desulfobacter sp.:
ACTTCCATTTATCACTGAGTTCTTGGAGGGCCGTCATTGCTTCGGCTTCCGAGTCAAATCGTTGGGCCTGAAGATGGAAGAGTTGCTTTTCCGCACGTTCCTTCTCTTTTGAAATAGTTCTTTCAACGCTCTTGACCGCGCGCTCCAGAGCCCCTTTGGATCGAATGATCAACCAACGTTGATCAATTCCATAATGCCCTAACTCCAACGTCTGGTACTGATAATCATCGTTAATCTCCGCCCACAGGTCCCATTTTAGGGCCTGTTCGATGACGGTCTTCACAATGAAAAGGGTTCCCGGGATGCGGGTGATAAACGGGATATCTTTCAAGTTGGAAGCATTGGATTCGGTATATCCTTTCGAATCCATAATCAGGTAACGAGGGGTATCGCTTGCTTTGAACTGACGAACGAGTTCACTGCTGCGTTCTTTGAAAACGGTATTATCCGAAGCATTCCCGTCCCAGCACTTACACAAAATGGGAATACCACCATCCTGGGATACCATCAGCTCCAGCACAGCCTGTTTCAAATCAGGACGGTGGTCTTTGGAGTAACCATGAGTTATTTTGATGGCATGTTCATCCGAATCAGGAAGATACTCCCCGGTCAATGAAAAAGATGAAGTATC
This window contains:
- a CDS encoding IS1634 family transposase encodes the protein METVKVERIDHLGIVAGVIKDLKIIEMIDSRIPKDEKENISAGEAIAGMVLNGLGFSNRPLSLTPQFFENKPLDVLFRPGVQASDFNHYKLGRSLDDAVDYSSELLFTEIASSTCRSESIHLLFNHLDTSSFSLTGEYLPDSDEHAIKITHGYSKDHRPDLKQAVLELMVSQDGGIPILCKCWDGNASDNTVFKERSSELVRQFKASDTPRYLIMDSKGYTESNASNLKDIPFITRIPGTLFIVKTVIEQALKWDLWAEINDDYQYQTLELGHYGIDQRWLIIRSKGALERAVKSVERTISKEKERAEKQLFHLQAQRFDSEAEAMTALQELSDKWKYHLVDTIEFKQQCPFGKPA